The following are from one region of the Natrinema sp. HArc-T2 genome:
- a CDS encoding HTH domain-containing protein, with the protein MTDSSTEFTAPIRIEVFVHAHTSAAVVEPLKELVARARRLEDAIGAAVHIETWTAVRPALEEVSDSGPSITGTVEAFQSWADQEGYDLEPAFDWRETPSVIGHRAAEVRVPTACVAVYADGDLQCVAPCTDGDRSYTVMDCLARLEEGVIEPEPFDTRERNDVSHDASDSDESTENAERYARSEELE; encoded by the coding sequence ATGACAGACTCGAGCACGGAGTTCACAGCGCCAATCCGGATCGAGGTGTTCGTCCACGCCCACACGTCCGCGGCTGTCGTGGAGCCGCTCAAAGAGCTCGTCGCGCGCGCACGTCGGCTCGAGGACGCGATCGGCGCTGCCGTCCACATCGAGACCTGGACAGCGGTGCGACCCGCACTCGAAGAGGTCAGCGATTCCGGGCCGTCGATAACGGGAACCGTCGAGGCGTTCCAGTCGTGGGCCGACCAGGAAGGCTACGACCTCGAGCCGGCGTTCGACTGGCGTGAAACGCCCTCAGTGATCGGTCATCGGGCTGCCGAAGTTCGCGTCCCAACCGCGTGCGTCGCCGTCTACGCCGACGGCGACCTCCAGTGTGTCGCCCCCTGTACCGACGGCGACCGCAGCTACACCGTCATGGACTGCCTCGCCAGACTCGAGGAGGGCGTCATCGAGCCCGAGCCGTTCGACACGCGAGAGCGAAACGACGTCTCACATGACGCATCCGACAGCGACGAGTCCACCGAGAACGCCGAGCGATACGCTCGATCTGAGGAACTCGAGTAG
- a CDS encoding MMPL family transporter encodes MSLPDRLADGIATHTRIVLVVLLLSTALIGAGMPRVDDDSSLSQFESDSPEAKALERIDGNFTSEQRENTTQVQVIARGDNVLTKESLLSSLEFQQELRANESINSTLVENQSITGVENIVATSAIRNEQAAELNDTRSQLQDGLNQTVGLQRQYEQLNASYERGAINESTYQARSAELETQFDDVIDDATDELNESQTDEYVSVVQQAREIESQRAAIRAETENPEADPDYQQLSEQLQGVYQAGTYGVLEDEYAALQREELPPLDEQIAALEDLDNDEYERVLEQTLSSDSSDDNFAIALMPTSYEPGSTQADARMTSITQATATDSSGGMEGSISDRIVESQLQIRELANEQTGDYLIFGGGVMTDEIERSMGDSLAIVGPLALLFVVVALIVAYRDILDIVLGVAGIVAVLVWTFGFMGWAGIAFNQMFVAVPVLLIGLSIDYAIHVFMRHREQREEDGTTGSVRGSMSIALGGVGVALVWVTATTVIGFLSNLVSPIGPIREFGIVSSVGIVAALIVFGALIPAAKIELDELLESVGLDRRKRAFGTGQGRFSDALAVGAVAARKAPAVVLIGALLVSAGGAYGATQVDTSFQQEDFIADSPPEWTESLPGPLQPGEYQAKNDLEYVNQHFQRADSQAQILVEGNVTDPDVLDRIETARTDATNSDVAYTLATGEADVQDPLSTMRSVAAQNESFNKSFTAADTDDDGVPDENVSGLYNQLFEIDHEAANQVLHQTDDGDYQAARLVIAVEGDASSAETTDEMRDIATTIEEGSDDRWSAVATGDPIVSHIVEQDLLQTVLESLLITLVSVFVFLTVAYRLTGSSATLGVVTLLPVAFSVSWILGTMYLIEMPFNVLTGMITSLTIGLGVAYSIHVSDRYALELERQGNVWTALRTTVTGTGGALLGSAATTVGGFGTLAVAILPALQQFGIITALTITYAFLASVIVLPALLVLWTRYFGPDVSFDPSGAGQPTPTASDGGTSNATDDTRSARGDDK; translated from the coding sequence ATGAGCCTCCCCGATCGGCTCGCGGACGGCATCGCGACGCACACACGGATCGTGCTCGTGGTCCTTTTGCTCTCGACAGCGCTCATCGGCGCGGGAATGCCACGAGTCGACGACGACTCGTCGCTCTCGCAGTTCGAGAGCGACTCGCCGGAAGCAAAAGCCCTCGAGCGCATCGATGGCAACTTCACGAGCGAGCAACGGGAGAACACGACACAGGTACAGGTAATCGCACGCGGTGACAACGTTCTCACGAAAGAATCGTTGCTCTCGTCGCTCGAGTTCCAGCAGGAACTACGAGCGAACGAGTCGATCAATTCGACGCTCGTCGAGAATCAGTCGATCACCGGCGTCGAGAACATCGTTGCGACGAGCGCGATCAGAAACGAGCAGGCTGCCGAACTGAACGACACGCGATCGCAGCTTCAGGACGGCCTCAATCAGACCGTCGGACTCCAGCGCCAGTACGAGCAGTTAAACGCGTCCTATGAGCGTGGCGCGATCAACGAATCCACGTATCAGGCACGGTCGGCCGAACTCGAGACGCAGTTCGACGACGTCATCGACGACGCAACGGACGAGCTGAACGAAAGCCAGACCGACGAGTACGTGTCGGTCGTCCAGCAGGCTCGAGAGATCGAATCACAGCGCGCTGCGATCCGCGCCGAGACGGAGAACCCCGAGGCTGATCCCGACTACCAGCAACTGTCCGAACAGCTCCAGGGCGTCTATCAGGCCGGAACCTACGGCGTGCTCGAGGACGAGTACGCTGCACTCCAGCGCGAAGAACTGCCGCCGCTCGACGAACAGATCGCGGCGCTCGAGGATCTCGACAATGACGAGTACGAGCGGGTCCTCGAGCAGACGTTATCGAGTGATAGCTCCGACGACAACTTCGCGATCGCGCTGATGCCGACCTCGTACGAACCGGGCAGTACGCAGGCCGACGCGCGGATGACATCGATCACGCAGGCGACCGCCACAGACAGCAGTGGTGGGATGGAAGGTTCCATCAGCGACCGCATCGTCGAGAGTCAACTGCAGATCCGAGAACTCGCGAACGAACAGACGGGTGACTACCTCATCTTCGGTGGTGGCGTCATGACCGACGAAATCGAGCGGTCGATGGGCGATAGCCTCGCCATCGTCGGCCCGCTCGCCTTGCTGTTCGTCGTCGTCGCACTGATTGTCGCCTACCGCGACATCCTCGACATCGTCCTCGGGGTCGCCGGCATCGTCGCCGTCCTCGTCTGGACGTTCGGCTTCATGGGCTGGGCCGGGATCGCGTTCAACCAGATGTTCGTCGCGGTTCCCGTCCTGTTGATCGGACTCTCGATCGACTACGCGATTCACGTCTTTATGCGCCACCGCGAACAGCGCGAAGAAGACGGCACCACCGGCAGCGTCCGCGGCTCGATGTCGATCGCACTCGGCGGCGTCGGCGTCGCCCTCGTCTGGGTGACAGCCACGACCGTCATCGGCTTCCTCTCGAATCTCGTTAGCCCGATCGGACCCATTCGGGAATTCGGGATCGTCAGCTCCGTCGGTATCGTCGCCGCCCTGATCGTCTTCGGCGCGCTGATTCCGGCTGCCAAGATCGAACTCGACGAATTGCTCGAGTCCGTCGGTCTCGACCGGCGCAAGCGCGCGTTCGGGACCGGGCAGGGCCGATTCAGCGACGCGCTCGCGGTCGGCGCGGTCGCCGCTCGCAAAGCGCCCGCGGTCGTCCTCATCGGTGCCCTCCTGGTAAGTGCAGGGGGTGCCTACGGCGCGACGCAGGTCGACACCAGCTTCCAGCAGGAGGACTTCATCGCGGACAGCCCACCCGAGTGGACCGAGAGCCTGCCCGGCCCGCTCCAGCCCGGCGAGTATCAGGCCAAAAACGACCTCGAGTACGTCAACCAGCACTTCCAGCGGGCGGACAGTCAGGCACAGATCCTCGTCGAAGGGAATGTGACCGATCCAGACGTCCTCGATCGAATCGAAACCGCTCGAACGGATGCCACCAACAGTGACGTTGCCTACACGCTTGCGACCGGCGAGGCGGACGTCCAGGACCCACTGTCGACGATGCGATCGGTCGCTGCACAGAACGAATCGTTCAACAAGTCGTTCACCGCAGCTGACACCGACGACGATGGCGTCCCCGATGAGAACGTCTCGGGGCTGTACAACCAACTCTTCGAGATCGACCACGAGGCCGCAAACCAGGTTCTCCACCAGACTGACGACGGAGACTACCAGGCAGCACGACTGGTTATCGCCGTTGAGGGTGATGCCTCGAGTGCCGAGACGACCGACGAAATGCGTGATATCGCCACCACCATCGAGGAGGGCAGCGACGACCGCTGGAGCGCCGTCGCAACCGGCGATCCGATTGTCAGCCACATCGTCGAACAGGACCTGCTCCAGACCGTCCTCGAGAGTCTGTTGATCACGCTCGTGTCCGTCTTCGTCTTCCTGACCGTCGCCTACCGGCTGACAGGCAGCAGCGCGACGCTTGGGGTCGTAACCTTGCTCCCGGTCGCGTTCTCCGTGAGCTGGATCTTGGGGACGATGTATCTCATCGAGATGCCGTTTAACGTGCTCACAGGGATGATCACGAGCCTCACGATCGGACTCGGTGTCGCCTACAGCATCCACGTCAGCGACCGCTACGCTCTCGAGTTAGAGCGCCAGGGCAACGTCTGGACGGCACTCCGGACCACGGTAACAGGTACCGGCGGGGCGTTGCTGGGCAGCGCGGCGACGACCGTCGGCGGGTTCGGGACGCTCGCCGTCGCGATCCTCCCGGCACTCCAGCAGTTCGGTATCATCACCGCGCTGACGATCACGTACGCGTTCCTCGCGAGCGTTATCGTCCTGCCGGCGCTGCTGGTGCTGTGGACGCGGTACTTCGGCCCCGACGTCTCCTTCGATCCGTCTGGTGCCGGCCAGCCCACGCCGACCGCAAGCGACGGCGGCACGTCGAACGCGACAGACGACACGCGCTCGGCGAGAGGTGATGACAAGTGA
- a CDS encoding TrmB family transcriptional regulator yields the protein MSGGETEAVDAFEDLGLTSYEAKVFIALHRLGAGTARDVADITDVPRSQVYSVAESLESQGLLEVQQSNPIRYRPVSVDEARETLRARFEREQDRAFEYVETVKREPAGEETQEDIWTVRGRDRVDDRTVDILSQADERIVFGTRLPELVTDTIERTLVERAEAGVTVVVVSRTTAVRDRFADHDVITVENPPAHGTEDQRSGRIAIADDDSILLSVVGDEGSETAIWSSGSLFASVLIQLIEASDELAVESS from the coding sequence GTGAGCGGCGGCGAAACTGAAGCCGTCGACGCGTTCGAGGACCTCGGCCTGACCAGCTACGAGGCCAAGGTGTTCATCGCGTTGCACCGGCTCGGTGCCGGGACCGCACGGGACGTCGCCGATATCACCGACGTTCCGCGGTCGCAGGTCTACAGCGTCGCCGAGAGCTTGGAATCGCAGGGTCTGCTCGAAGTCCAGCAGTCGAACCCGATCCGGTACCGACCGGTCAGCGTCGACGAGGCGCGCGAGACGCTCCGAGCACGGTTCGAACGAGAACAGGACCGGGCGTTCGAGTACGTCGAAACGGTCAAACGCGAACCTGCGGGCGAGGAGACCCAGGAAGACATCTGGACGGTCCGTGGCCGCGACCGCGTCGACGATCGAACCGTCGACATCCTCTCTCAGGCGGACGAGCGGATCGTCTTCGGGACTCGGCTGCCGGAACTCGTCACAGACACGATCGAACGAACTCTCGTAGAGCGCGCCGAAGCCGGCGTGACGGTCGTCGTCGTCAGTCGAACGACGGCAGTCCGAGACCGGTTCGCCGATCACGATGTCATTACCGTCGAGAACCCGCCAGCCCACGGGACGGAAGACCAGCGATCGGGCCGGATCGCCATCGCTGACGACGATAGCATCCTCCTGAGTGTCGTCGGCGACGAAGGCAGTGAAACCGCGATCTGGAGTTCGGGGTCGCTGTTTGCCTCCGTCTTGATCCAACTCATCGAGGCAAGCGACGAGCTGGCAGTCGAGAGCAGCTGA
- a CDS encoding mRNA surveillance protein pelota: MQIKDREQVEGGRERLTVVPESVDDLWHLQYVLEPGDRVAGDTTRRIQRNDDQMRDTGGEREHMWVAIAVEDIEFHKFANRLRVGGEIVACSREDQLGFHHTLNVETREELSIEKRFKPDQKARLEEAEEATENPDVAIATVEEGQAHVHTVAQYGTEERAAFTGPTGKGEYARERSELFAELGTVLKRLEVDAIILAGPGFTKQDAYKYLEDNEPEVAELITMVDTAAVGDRGVHEVLKRGAVADVQEETRIESEAEYIDELTRRMAEGAKAAYGPEQVAKAAEFGAIDRLLVLDDRLRKERGPDGEWDIDIDQIVRTTEQKGGEVTVFSSEFPPGQQLANLGGVAALLRYRLE; encoded by the coding sequence ATGCAGATCAAAGACCGGGAGCAGGTCGAGGGTGGCCGCGAGCGGCTCACCGTCGTCCCGGAGAGCGTCGACGATCTCTGGCACCTGCAGTACGTCCTAGAGCCCGGCGACCGCGTCGCAGGCGATACGACCCGGCGAATCCAGCGCAACGACGACCAGATGCGCGATACCGGCGGCGAGCGCGAACACATGTGGGTCGCGATCGCCGTCGAGGACATCGAGTTCCACAAATTCGCCAACCGGCTGCGAGTGGGCGGCGAGATCGTCGCCTGCTCGCGCGAGGATCAACTGGGCTTTCACCACACGTTGAACGTCGAAACCCGCGAGGAGCTCTCGATCGAGAAACGATTCAAACCGGATCAAAAGGCCCGCCTCGAGGAGGCCGAGGAAGCGACCGAAAACCCCGACGTGGCGATCGCGACCGTCGAGGAGGGACAGGCCCACGTCCACACGGTCGCCCAGTACGGCACCGAAGAGCGAGCAGCGTTCACCGGCCCGACCGGGAAAGGCGAGTACGCCCGCGAGCGCTCGGAGCTGTTCGCGGAACTCGGCACGGTCCTCAAACGCCTCGAGGTCGACGCGATCATCCTCGCCGGCCCCGGCTTTACGAAACAGGACGCCTACAAGTATCTCGAGGACAACGAACCCGAGGTCGCCGAGCTGATTACGATGGTCGATACGGCGGCGGTCGGCGACCGCGGTGTCCACGAAGTCCTGAAACGCGGGGCCGTCGCCGACGTCCAGGAGGAGACTCGCATCGAGAGCGAGGCCGAATACATCGACGAACTCACCCGACGGATGGCAGAGGGCGCGAAGGCAGCCTACGGCCCCGAACAGGTCGCGAAAGCCGCCGAGTTCGGCGCGATCGATCGCCTGCTCGTCCTCGACGACCGCCTCCGGAAAGAACGCGGCCCCGACGGCGAGTGGGACATCGACATCGACCAGATCGTTCGGACGACCGAGCAGAAAGGCGGCGAGGTGACGGTCTTCTCGAGCGAGTTCCCACCGGGTCAGCAACTCGCCAACCTCGGCGGGGTCGCGGCGCTGTTGCGCTATCGGCTGGAGTGA
- a CDS encoding MBL fold metallo-hydrolase, with protein MRITFLGTGSAMPTGERFQTGILVQEDGRTLLIDCGAGVLQRLQQSGIGYENVSTVLLTHHHLDHVADLLPLMKARWLAGEDHLEIVGPQGTKALVDDLLSVYEYMQDKLEVQVREVVPGEFTVAGFDVSAYETRHSVPCLAYRFGDLFTFSADSEAFAGLANFAEGSAIFAHDCSFPDDVDVSNHPTPDALGRELAGRELGRVYLTHLYPHTDGHHDEMLESIAAHYDGDVRFAEDLQTVSVE; from the coding sequence ATGCGTATCACCTTTCTCGGAACGGGCAGTGCCATGCCCACAGGCGAACGGTTTCAGACGGGAATTCTCGTCCAGGAGGACGGTCGCACGCTGTTGATCGACTGCGGTGCCGGCGTTCTCCAGCGGCTCCAGCAGTCCGGCATCGGCTACGAGAACGTCTCGACGGTCCTCTTGACACACCACCACTTAGACCACGTCGCCGACCTGCTGCCGCTGATGAAAGCCCGCTGGCTCGCCGGCGAAGACCACCTCGAGATCGTCGGCCCGCAGGGCACCAAGGCGCTCGTCGACGACTTGCTCTCTGTCTACGAGTACATGCAGGACAAACTCGAGGTCCAGGTACGAGAGGTCGTCCCCGGCGAGTTCACCGTCGCGGGCTTCGACGTCTCGGCCTACGAGACGCGCCACTCGGTGCCGTGTCTGGCCTACCGCTTTGGCGATCTCTTCACGTTCAGTGCCGACAGCGAGGCCTTCGCCGGATTGGCGAACTTCGCCGAAGGATCGGCGATCTTCGCCCACGACTGTTCGTTCCCCGACGATGTCGACGTCTCGAACCATCCGACACCGGACGCACTCGGTCGAGAACTCGCCGGCCGGGAGCTCGGCCGCGTTTACCTGACCCACCTCTATCCACACACCGACGGCCACCACGACGAGATGCTCGAGTCGATCGCCGCTCATTACGACGGCGACGTCCGGTTCGCCGAGGATCTCCAGACGGTTTCGGTCGAGTAG